From a region of the Methanoculleus receptaculi genome:
- a CDS encoding DUF4367 domain-containing protein, which yields MKPHYIMVILSFILLTAGCIEPMTTDPAEVTPSPITELPPDNAPSLRDSAFIRIEAWEDPAEYTSFSPPSYIPKEYTLYGLLISTAWNESYGHYTTIGETLRYARNDTMQNASWTTDMTLLDVTWSKYGYNPYAKDRIIHNEPEPVDINGYTGLIYETESDRLIVWTAAENATYHVRGSLDREELIRVARSIP from the coding sequence GTGAAGCCTCACTATATCATGGTAATACTCTCGTTTATTCTCCTCACCGCGGGGTGCATCGAGCCCATGACCACCGATCCCGCAGAGGTTACGCCGTCGCCCATAACCGAACTTCCCCCCGATAATGCACCGTCACTCCGGGATTCAGCCTTCATCAGGATCGAAGCGTGGGAGGACCCCGCCGAATACACGAGTTTCTCCCCGCCGTCATACATCCCCAAGGAGTATACTCTTTACGGCCTCCTGATATCCACCGCCTGGAACGAGTCCTACGGCCACTACACGACGATCGGCGAGACCCTGCGCTACGCACGCAACGACACGATGCAGAACGCATCGTGGACCACCGATATGACGCTTCTCGACGTCACCTGGAGCAAATACGGGTATAACCCCTATGCAAAAGATCGGATTATTCACAATGAGCCGGAACCCGTTGACATAAACGGGTATACAGGGCTGATCTACGAGACCGAATCGGACCGGCTGATCGTCTGGACAGCGGCCGAGAACGCTACGTATCACGTGCGTGGGTCTCTCGACCGCGAAGAGTTGATCCGGGTGGCGCGGTCTATTCCCTGA
- the gltA gene encoding NADPH-dependent glutamate synthase yields MGDRPAEIRIHDFEEVDLGLTPDEAVAEAERCLQCKKPLCVKGCPVGIDIPGFVHQVAEGNFPAAARSLKDQNMLPAICGRVCPQETQCEGVCVLGNKETPIRIGALERFVADWERQNNPTLPDVARPTGKRVAVVGSGPAGLTAAADLARAGHAVTIFESLHEAGGVLAYGIPAFRLPKDIVRAEIDQVLALGVRLEKNHLVGRSVSVDELLGYDAVFLATGAGLPAFMGIPGESINGVYSANEFLTRVNLMHADAFPEFDTPVLPADRVAVIGGGNVAMDAARVARRLGAKVYLIYRRGEEEMPARRAEVLHAKEEGIEFFTCTNPTQILGKQCVSGIECVKMSLCDLDASGRPSPEPIEGSEFTLDVDMVIQAIGTSPNPLLVSLIPGLERGRRGNVVVDENGRTSIPHVYAGGDIATGAATVIEAMGSAKRAAAAINAMLKEE; encoded by the coding sequence ATGGGTGACAGGCCGGCCGAGATCCGGATCCACGATTTTGAGGAGGTGGACCTCGGCCTCACCCCTGATGAGGCCGTTGCCGAGGCAGAACGCTGCCTCCAGTGCAAGAAACCGCTCTGCGTGAAGGGCTGCCCGGTCGGGATCGATATCCCGGGGTTCGTCCATCAGGTTGCGGAAGGCAATTTCCCGGCGGCCGCACGGTCTCTCAAGGACCAGAACATGCTCCCGGCCATCTGCGGCCGGGTCTGCCCGCAGGAGACGCAGTGCGAGGGGGTCTGCGTCCTCGGCAACAAAGAGACGCCGATACGGATCGGCGCACTCGAGCGGTTCGTCGCCGACTGGGAGAGGCAGAACAACCCGACCCTCCCCGACGTGGCGAGACCGACCGGAAAACGGGTTGCAGTTGTTGGCTCAGGCCCGGCGGGGTTGACCGCCGCGGCCGACCTCGCCCGTGCCGGCCACGCCGTAACCATCTTTGAGTCGCTGCACGAGGCGGGGGGTGTCCTGGCCTACGGCATCCCGGCGTTCCGACTCCCGAAGGATATAGTCAGGGCAGAGATCGACCAGGTGCTTGCTCTCGGCGTCAGGCTGGAGAAGAACCACCTGGTGGGAAGGAGCGTCAGTGTCGATGAACTCCTGGGCTACGACGCGGTCTTCCTCGCGACCGGGGCAGGGCTTCCTGCGTTCATGGGCATCCCCGGCGAGAGCATAAACGGCGTCTACTCTGCAAACGAGTTCCTCACGCGGGTGAACCTGATGCACGCCGACGCCTTCCCGGAGTTCGACACGCCGGTGCTGCCCGCGGATCGCGTCGCGGTGATCGGCGGCGGAAACGTCGCGATGGATGCTGCCAGGGTGGCGCGCCGGCTGGGCGCGAAGGTCTACCTGATCTACCGCCGCGGCGAGGAGGAGATGCCGGCACGGAGGGCGGAGGTTCTGCACGCAAAGGAAGAAGGGATCGAGTTCTTCACCTGCACGAACCCGACCCAGATCCTCGGTAAGCAGTGCGTCTCGGGGATTGAGTGCGTGAAGATGTCTCTCTGCGACCTTGATGCAAGCGGTCGCCCGTCCCCAGAGCCGATCGAGGGGAGTGAGTTCACTCTCGATGTGGACATGGTCATCCAGGCGATCGGCACGAGCCCGAACCCGCTCCTCGTCTCCCTGATCCCGGGCCTCGAACGCGGCCGGAGGGGCAACGTCGTAGTCGACGAGAACGGCCGGACGTCGATCCCCCACGTCTACGCCGGAGGGGATATCGCCACCGGCGCGGCGACGGTGATCGAGGCGATGGGCTCGGCGAAGCGTGCGGCGGCAGCGATCAACGCGATGCTGAAGGAAGAATAA
- a CDS encoding sulfide/dihydroorotate dehydrogenase-like FAD/NAD-binding protein, producing the protein MKWLYRIESAARLADRVYEYWIHAPHVARHARAGQFLIVRLHEKGERIPLTISAARGDAVRVIFMTVGKTTEELATLQAGESIMDVAGPLGRPSEIDNYGTCCVVGGGVGIASTPLIAAELKRAGNHVIGIIGARSADLLILEDEMREICDELYITTDDGSRGVHGFASDVLKRLLEERTIDRVWIIGPAIMMKVTSAVTAPAGVKTYVSLNPIMVDGTGMCGSCRVSVGGETKFACVDGPEFDAHQVDFDNLMQRQRIYTSQEKTAFERFAEHRCRCGEGGGHHG; encoded by the coding sequence GTGAAGTGGTTGTACAGGATAGAATCAGCGGCCAGGCTCGCCGACCGGGTCTACGAGTACTGGATCCACGCGCCACACGTTGCGCGGCACGCACGGGCAGGACAGTTTCTCATAGTTCGCCTGCACGAGAAGGGCGAACGGATACCACTCACCATCTCCGCGGCCCGGGGAGATGCGGTTAGGGTTATCTTTATGACCGTGGGCAAGACAACCGAGGAGCTTGCGACCCTCCAGGCCGGCGAGAGCATAATGGACGTTGCTGGACCGCTTGGAAGACCAAGCGAGATCGATAACTACGGCACATGCTGTGTGGTCGGCGGCGGTGTCGGGATCGCGAGCACGCCCCTCATCGCAGCGGAACTGAAACGCGCTGGGAACCACGTCATCGGGATCATCGGAGCGCGGAGCGCAGACCTTCTCATCCTGGAAGACGAGATGCGCGAGATCTGCGACGAACTCTACATAACAACCGACGACGGCAGCAGGGGCGTCCACGGTTTTGCAAGCGACGTCCTGAAGAGACTGCTCGAGGAGAGGACGATCGACCGGGTCTGGATCATCGGCCCCGCCATCATGATGAAGGTCACCTCCGCCGTGACGGCGCCAGCCGGCGTGAAGACCTACGTGAGTCTCAACCCGATCATGGTCGACGGGACGGGGATGTGCGGCTCCTGCCGGGTGAGCGTCGGCGGTGAGACAAAGTTTGCCTGCGTCGACGGCCCCGAGTTCGATGCCCACCAGGTCGATTTTGACAACCTGATGCAGCGGCAGCGGATCTACACCTCGCAGGAGAAGACCGCGTTCGAGCGGTTCGCAGAGCACCGGTGCCGCTGCGGCGAGGGGGGTGGCCACCATGGGTGA
- a CDS encoding YbjQ family protein codes for MILTTTAEVPGHEIEEILGVVFGNTVRAKNIGKDITAGLKSLVGGELQEYTDMLADARTEAYNRMVNAARDLGAEAVVNIRFTTSQTMGSAAELLAYGTAVKLVPRK; via the coding sequence ATGATACTGACAACAACTGCAGAGGTTCCTGGCCACGAGATCGAGGAGATCCTGGGTGTGGTCTTCGGGAACACGGTACGGGCGAAGAACATAGGGAAAGATATCACTGCGGGACTCAAGAGCCTCGTCGGCGGCGAACTCCAGGAATACACCGATATGCTCGCCGACGCCCGGACTGAGGCATACAACCGAATGGTCAACGCCGCGCGCGATCTCGGGGCCGAAGCGGTGGTGAATATCAGGTTCACGACGTCCCAGACGATGGGGTCCGCGGCGGAACTCCTGGCCTACGGGACGGCGGTGAAGCTCGTCCCGAGGAAGTAA